One Ahaetulla prasina isolate Xishuangbanna chromosome 1, ASM2864084v1, whole genome shotgun sequence DNA window includes the following coding sequences:
- the CHRNA1 gene encoding acetylcholine receptor subunit alpha — MDTYCLFIFLLFGAAILVHGSSHESRLVKDLFDNYSKIMRPVSNHSHAVEVIVGLQLIQLINVDEVNQIVSTNVRLKQQWTDVNLKWNPADYGGVKQIHISSEEIWRPDLVLYNNADGIFAIDQFTKVLLNYTGHITWTPPAIFNSYCEIIVTHFPFDEQNCSMKLGTWTYDGSVVAIYPESDRPDLSNYMPSGEWTMKDYRGWKHSVTYSCCPKTPYLDITYHFVLLRLPLYFIVNVIIPCLLFSFLTGLVFYLPTDSGEKMTLSISVLLSLTVFLLVIVELIPSTSSAVPLIGKYMLFTMVFVIASIIITVIVINTHHRSPSTHTMPQWVRKIFIETIPKIMFFSTMKRPSKNKQENRIFTEDIDISEISGKQEPAAMTFQTSLTKNPDVKSAIEGIKYIAESMKSDQESNNAAEEWKFVAMVVDHLLLGIFMLVCIIGTLAVFAGRLLELSQQA, encoded by the exons ATGGACACTTACTGTTTATTCATCTTTCTACTCTTTGGAGCAG CTATTCTGGTCCATGGTTCCAGTCATGAAAGCCGCCTGGTTAAAGATTTATTCGACAACTACAGCAAAATTATGCGTCCAGTAAGCAACCATAGTCATGCTGTGGAAGTCATTGTGGGACTGCAACTTATCCAGCTGATCAATGTG GATGAAGTAAATCAAATAGTAAGCACCAATGTGCGTCTGAAACAG CAATGGACAGATGTAAATTTGAAATGGAATCCAGCAGACTATGGTGGTGTGAAGCAAATCCACATCTCCTCGGAGGAAATATGGCGTCCAGATTTAGTTTTGTATAACAA tgCAGATGGAATTTTTGCTATTGACCAGTTCACCAAAGTTCTTCTGAACTATACAGGACATATTACATGGACTCCACCAGCCATCTTCAACAGCTACTGTGAAATTATAGTCACCCATTTCCCCTTTGATGAGCAAAACTGCAGTATGAAGCTGGGAACATGGACTTACGATGGCAGTGTGGTTGCCATCTACCCG GAAAGTGACCGTCCAGACTTGAGTAACTACATGCCGAGTGGAGAATGGACAATGAAAGATTACCGAGGTTGGAAGCACTCGGTGACCTATTCTTGTTGCCCTAAAACGCCGTACCTTGATATCACCTATCACTTTGTATTGTTGCGTTTGCCTCTCTACTTCATTGTCAACGTCATCATTCCTTGCCTTCTCTTCTCATTCTTGACTGGATTAGTATTTTATCTCCCTACAGACTCAg GGGAGAAAATGACTCTGAGCATCTCTGTCCTGCTTTCTTTGACTGTGTTTCTTCTCGTCATTGTGGAACTAATTCCTTCAACTTCCAGTGCTGTTCCCTTGATTGGCAAATACATGTTGTTCACCATGGTGTTTGTCATAGCTTCTATCATCATCACTGTCATAGTGATCAATACCCACCATCGCTCACCCAGTACCCACACTATGCCACAGTGGGTGAGGAAG ATATTTATTGAAACAATTCCAAAAATTATGTTTTTCTCAACAATGAAACGTCCATCCAAAAATAAGCAGGAGAACAGGATTTTCACTGAGGACATAGATATCTCCGAAATCTCAGGGAAACAAGAACCTGCGGCTATGACTTTCCAGACATCGCTTACTAAAAATCCAGATGTTAAAAGTGCAATTGAAGGCATCAAATACATTGCCGAGTCAATGAAATCAGATCAAGAATCCAATAAT